The Methylomagnum ishizawai genome has a window encoding:
- the sucC gene encoding ADP-forming succinate--CoA ligase subunit beta → MNIHEYQAKELLKSFGVPVPNGNVAFNDKQAAQVAEELGGHRWVVKAQIHAGGRGKAGGVKVVDSLDQVRKAADAMIGSRLVTHQTGPAGSMVQRVWIEQASDIKHEFYLGFVIDRATQRITVIASSEGGMDIEEVAQAHPDKIVKEVVDPAIGLRDFQCRKVATAIGLKGKLMPQMVKLMKAIYRCMRDKDVLQAEINPLAVVGDGDEKLMVLDAKFGFDDNALFRQRGVTDLRDLAEEDPKEVEATGHGLNYIALDGNIGCIVNGAGLAMASLDAITLHGGRPANFLDVGGGASPEKVTNACRIVLQDPNVKCILVNIFAGINRCDWIAQGLIQACNSLQIKVPLIVRLAGTNVEEGRKILAESGLSFITAENLDAAAAKAVATVQG, encoded by the coding sequence GTGAACATCCATGAATACCAGGCCAAGGAGCTTTTGAAATCCTTCGGGGTTCCGGTGCCGAATGGCAATGTCGCCTTCAACGACAAGCAAGCCGCCCAGGTCGCCGAGGAACTCGGCGGCCACCGCTGGGTGGTCAAGGCGCAAATCCACGCCGGCGGCCGCGGCAAGGCGGGCGGCGTGAAGGTGGTCGATAGCCTCGACCAGGTCAGGAAAGCCGCCGACGCCATGATCGGCAGCCGCCTCGTCACCCACCAGACCGGCCCGGCGGGTTCGATGGTGCAGCGGGTGTGGATCGAACAGGCCAGCGACATCAAGCACGAGTTCTACCTGGGTTTCGTGATCGACCGCGCCACCCAGCGCATCACCGTGATCGCCTCCAGCGAGGGCGGCATGGACATCGAGGAGGTCGCCCAGGCCCATCCCGACAAGATCGTGAAAGAGGTCGTCGATCCCGCCATCGGCCTCCGCGACTTCCAATGCCGCAAGGTCGCCACCGCCATCGGCCTCAAGGGCAAACTGATGCCGCAGATGGTCAAGCTGATGAAGGCCATCTACCGCTGCATGCGGGACAAGGACGTGTTGCAGGCCGAAATCAACCCGCTGGCCGTGGTCGGCGACGGCGACGAGAAGCTGATGGTGCTGGACGCCAAATTCGGCTTCGACGACAACGCCCTGTTCCGCCAGCGCGGCGTGACCGATCTCCGCGACCTGGCCGAGGAAGACCCCAAGGAAGTCGAGGCCACCGGCCACGGCCTCAACTATATCGCCCTCGACGGCAACATCGGCTGCATCGTCAACGGCGCGGGGCTCGCCATGGCCTCGCTCGACGCCATCACCCTGCACGGCGGACGCCCGGCCAACTTCCTCGACGTGGGCGGCGGCGCTTCCCCCGAGAAGGTCACCAACGCCTGCCGCATCGTGCTGCAAGACCCCAACGTCAAATGCATCCTGGTCAACATCTTCGCCGGGATCAACCGCTGCGACTGGATCGCCCAGGGCTTGATCCAAGCCTGCAATAGCCTCCAGATCAAGGTGCCCTTGATCGTCCGGCTGGCCGGCACCAACGTCGAGGAAGGCCGCAAAATCCTGGCCGAGTCGGGACTTTCCTTCATCACCGCCGAGAATCTGGACGCCGCCGCCGCCAAAGCCGTGGCCACGGTACAAGGGTAA
- a CDS encoding HpcH/HpaI aldolase/citrate lyase family protein, which yields MAVKNRLHRSELAVPGSNKRMLEKAPHSGADIVFLDLEDAVAPDDKAQARANIIEALNTYDWSKCAVSIRMNGLDTHYAYRDLVDVVEACGDKLDTILIPKVGSAADVLFVATMLSQIEAYKGYKPINIHVLIETAMGMANVEDIARTCPERMEAMVFGVADYAASVRARTTQIGGANPEYGVLADADDHGSRAYHWGDQWHYAISRMVSACRAYGLRPIDGPFGDFGDPEGFKAAARRAAALGCEGKWAIHPSQVALANEVFTPTEKEVARARRILVEMEQAAKEGKGAVSLDGRLIDAASIRMAENVVKQVEQIESRNA from the coding sequence ATGGCCGTTAAGAACCGTTTACACCGCAGCGAATTGGCAGTCCCCGGCAGCAACAAACGCATGTTGGAAAAAGCCCCCCATTCCGGGGCCGATATCGTCTTCCTCGACCTCGAAGACGCGGTCGCCCCGGACGACAAGGCACAAGCCCGCGCCAACATCATCGAAGCGCTGAACACCTACGACTGGTCCAAGTGCGCGGTGTCGATCCGCATGAACGGCCTCGATACCCATTACGCCTACCGCGACCTGGTCGATGTGGTCGAAGCCTGCGGCGACAAGCTCGACACCATCCTGATCCCCAAGGTGGGCAGCGCCGCCGACGTGCTGTTCGTGGCGACGATGCTGTCCCAGATCGAAGCCTACAAGGGCTATAAGCCGATCAACATCCACGTCCTGATCGAAACCGCCATGGGCATGGCCAACGTCGAGGACATCGCCCGCACCTGCCCCGAGCGCATGGAGGCCATGGTGTTCGGCGTGGCCGACTACGCCGCCTCCGTCCGCGCCCGCACCACCCAGATCGGCGGGGCCAATCCCGAATACGGCGTGTTGGCCGACGCCGACGACCACGGCTCCCGCGCCTACCACTGGGGCGACCAATGGCATTACGCCATCTCGCGCATGGTCTCGGCCTGCCGCGCCTATGGCCTCCGCCCCATCGACGGGCCGTTCGGCGATTTCGGCGACCCCGAAGGCTTCAAAGCCGCCGCCCGCCGCGCCGCCGCCCTGGGCTGCGAGGGCAAATGGGCCATCCATCCGTCCCAGGTCGCGCTCGCCAACGAGGTCTTCACCCCCACCGAAAAAGAAGTCGCCCGCGCCCGCCGCATCCTGGTCGAGATGGAACAGGCGGCGAAGGAAGGCAAGGGGGCCGTGTCCCTGGACGGGCGTTTGATCGACGCCGCCTCCATCCGCATGGCCGAGAACGTGGTGAAGCAGGTCGAGCAAATCGAATCCCGCAACGCATAA
- the pip gene encoding prolyl aminopeptidase, with protein sequence MKSLYPEIEPYAAGLLKRGKHQVYLEQCGNPQGLPVLFLHGGPGSGCKSYHRRFFDPEKYRILLLDQRGAGRSLPHGGLEDNTTADLVRDLEYIRQHLGLDTWALFGGSWGATLALLYAQKHPSRVAGLVLRGTFLARRRDLDWFVGEEGVRRVYPDRWEHLLAGLPEAERGDPVAALHRRLTGPDELARRRAARDWNLWSGQVVLGEDFAPDATSDPVSATTLQQARIELHYAVNRYFLEENAVLDGCAKLARIPAIILHGRRDLVCPVEAAHTLHRHLPQSELRILPRSGHVAGGEEMIGALVAAADDLAARFAP encoded by the coding sequence ATGAAATCCCTCTATCCCGAAATCGAGCCCTATGCCGCCGGGCTGCTCAAGCGCGGCAAGCACCAGGTTTACCTGGAACAATGCGGCAACCCCCAAGGCTTGCCGGTGCTGTTCCTGCACGGCGGGCCGGGTTCCGGCTGCAAGTCCTACCACCGCCGTTTCTTCGATCCCGAAAAATACCGCATCTTGCTCCTGGACCAGCGCGGCGCGGGCCGCTCCCTGCCGCACGGCGGCTTGGAGGACAACACCACCGCCGATCTGGTCCGCGACCTCGAATACATCCGCCAGCACCTCGGGCTCGACACCTGGGCGCTGTTCGGCGGCTCCTGGGGCGCGACCCTGGCCTTGTTGTACGCGCAGAAGCATCCGTCCAGGGTGGCGGGGCTGGTGCTGCGCGGGACGTTCCTGGCCCGGCGGCGCGACCTGGATTGGTTCGTGGGCGAGGAGGGCGTGCGCCGGGTCTATCCCGACCGCTGGGAGCATCTGCTGGCCGGCCTGCCCGAGGCCGAGCGCGGCGACCCGGTGGCCGCGCTCCACCGCCGCCTGACCGGCCCGGACGAACTGGCCCGCCGCCGCGCCGCCCGCGACTGGAACCTATGGAGCGGGCAGGTGGTGCTGGGCGAGGATTTCGCCCCCGACGCAACCAGCGACCCGGTTTCCGCCACCACGCTGCAACAGGCCCGTATCGAGCTGCATTACGCCGTGAACCGCTATTTCCTGGAGGAAAACGCCGTGCTGGACGGTTGCGCCAAGCTGGCCCGCATCCCCGCCATCATCCTGCATGGCCGCCGCGATCTGGTCTGTCCTGTGGAAGCGGCCCATACCCTGCACCGCCATCTGCCGCAGTCGGAATTGCGCATCCTGCCGCGCTCCGGGCATGTGGCCGGCGGCGAGGAGATGATCGGCGCCCTGGTCGCCGCCGCCGACGATCTGGCCGCGCGGTTCGCGCCATGA
- a CDS encoding UbiX family flavin prenyltransferase, with protein sequence MNKRLVIGMTGATGAVYGQRLLEVLRDLGGWETHLVVSAAGALNVFHELGMKRREIHALADVVHDIDDIAASIASGAFKTEGMVIAPCSMKTLAAVAHGFGDNLISRAADVALKERRRLVVVPRETPLNLAHIRNMAAVTEMGGIIYPPLPAFYGGAKTLPALIDETVGRILGLFGIEVGLYTSWEGLGGPGRGEGEPV encoded by the coding sequence ATGAACAAGCGCCTCGTCATCGGCATGACCGGCGCGACCGGCGCGGTCTATGGCCAGCGTTTGCTGGAGGTGCTGCGCGATCTGGGCGGGTGGGAAACCCATTTGGTGGTGTCCGCCGCCGGGGCGCTCAACGTTTTCCACGAACTCGGCATGAAGCGCCGCGAAATCCACGCCCTGGCCGATGTGGTCCACGATATCGACGATATCGCCGCCAGTATCGCCAGCGGTGCCTTCAAGACCGAGGGCATGGTGATCGCGCCCTGTTCGATGAAGACCCTGGCCGCCGTCGCCCATGGCTTCGGCGACAACCTGATTTCCCGCGCCGCCGACGTGGCCTTGAAGGAGCGCCGCCGCTTGGTGGTCGTGCCGCGCGAAACCCCTTTGAACCTGGCCCATATCCGCAACATGGCGGCGGTCACGGAAATGGGCGGCATCATCTATCCGCCCCTGCCCGCGTTCTACGGCGGGGCCAAGACCCTGCCCGCCCTGATCGACGAGACGGTCGGGCGCATCCTGGGTTTGTTCGGGATCGAGGTGGGCCTGTATACGTCCTGGGAGGGGCTGGGCGGGCCGGGCCGGGGGGAGGGGGAGCCTGTTTGA